The Flavipsychrobacter sp. genome contains the following window.
ATTGCTACCATGCGCACACCCGAAAAAGAAGAAGACCTAACAAAGCTAGACAATGTACTGGTAACCAAACTGGATGTACAAGACAATGCTTCTATCAACAATGCTATACAAGCAGGTATTGAAAAATTTGGGAAAATAGATGTACTGCTCAACAATGCAGGCTATGGTTTGGCAGGCACTTTTGAGTCGATGAGCAAGGAAGTGATCACTCGCCAGTTTGAAGTAAATGTATTTGGGTTGTTTGACGTAACCAAAGCGATACTACCTCATTTTAGAGCTAACAAAGCAGGAACCATCATAAACATTTCATCGGTAGGTGGCAGAATGACCTTCCCGCTATTCTCTTTATACCATGGCACTAAGTTTGCCGTTGAAGGTTTTAGCGAATCATTGCATTACGAATTAAAGCCTCTAGGTATAAAAGTAAAGATCGTAGAGCCAGGGTTTGTGAAAACTGAGTTTGCAGGGCGCTCTTTAGATTTCCAGCATGATCAGAACTTAGAAGAATACAATGCATTTGTAGGGCATGTTATGAATGTCTTTGGAGAGCGCTCTGCAACAGATGCAGGAAGCACCCCTGATATGACGGCGGGCAATATTTACCATGCAGCTACTGATGGTACAGACACATTGCGCTATCGTGCAGGTGCGGATGCAGAGCAACTTTTAGAAGCACGCAGCACTATGACTGATGAAGCATTTATCGGAATGATGAACGAAAGGTTTTCTTTATAGTAGTGTTGTTTATTACTCCTCCTCGGCATTGATGTCGAGGAGGCATTAATCTCTAGTAAAACAGAAGTTTTGATCAAGAAACTAATAAAGATGATAGTCATAACTATATTAAGTATTGTAGGTTCGCTGGGTTTGATTACCATAGTGTTTGTCAATACCAGTCCGCAGTTTGGTGGCAAGCCTACCAAAGCACAACAAGAACTCTATGCACAAACGGGGCACTATGAAGAGGGGAAGTTTGTGAACCAAATACCATCGGAGATGGAGGTAGGTTTAAAAGATATGCCCTCACTTATCTATAAGCAATTCAAGAGCGACCCCGACCGACAACCACGCATAAAATTTCCTGTGCAGCATATCGACTCTATGGAGATAGAACAAAAGCCCGACTCTATTACAAGGCTTACTTGGTTTGGGCACTCAGCATTCTTACTGGAGATAGCAGGTAAGAAAATATTGCTCGACCCTATGTTTGGCGATGTACCTGCACCGCATCCGTGGCTGGGCAAATCGCGCTACTCCAATGGCTTACCTATAGAGATAGAAAAGCTACCGAAGATAGATGCCATCATCATGTCGCACGACCACTACGACCATTTGGATTATGGCAGTATCATGAAGCTAAAAGAAAAGACAGAACAGTTTTATATGCCACTAGGAGTAGGTGCACATTTCAGAAAATGGGGCGTAGATGATAGCCGCATACACGAGCTGGACTGGTGGGAAGATATTACGCTGGATAGCTTGACGTTTACCTGTACTCCTGCGCGTCATTTTTCGGGCAGAGGATTTACCAGAGCCAATACATTATGGAGCTCTTGGGTAATACAGTCGCCAGAGAAGAATATCTACTTCAGTGGGGATAGTGGTTATGGTCCACACTTTAAAAAGATAGGTGAAAAGTTTGGCAGCTTTGACTATGCTATGATGGAGTGCGGACAGTACAACGAGAAATGGCAAGCGATACATATGATGCCTGAAGAAACCATACAGGCAGCTATAGACATCAATGCACAAATAACACAGCCCATACATTGGGGTGCCTTCACCCTATCGCTACACAGCTGGACAGACCCAATAGAACGCGCTACGAAAGAAGCTAATAGACTGGATGTAAAACTGTGCACCCCTGCCATAGGTGAGCCCGTATTAATTGGACAAAGCTACCCTGCCGAGCAATGGTGGACGAATTTTAAATAACAATATTGTATTTTAAATAGCAGAAACTACAGCTAGCTATGTTCATCAATAAACATTTTACGGTAAAAGAGGTGATGCAATTTTCGGGCAGACACCTTATATGGTTGACCACGTGGGCGGTATTCATAACAGCCTTGTTTGAGTTTACCCATTGGGAATGGATGAGCATACCATGGTTGCCGCTGGCAGCTATTGGTACGGCTGTGGCTTTTTACTTAGGCTTTAAAAACAACAGCGCCTACGACCGCCTATGGGAAGCCCGAAAAATATGGGGTGCTATTGTAAACAGTAGTCGTATGTGGGGCGCTACTACACGTAGCTTCGTCAGTAACCAGTTTACAGACAAAACACATAGCGAAGCAGAGCTACAAGAGATACACCGCAAGCTGCTCTACCGACACATAGGCTGGCTATATGCACTGCGCGGGCAACTGCTTGTACCTACACCCTGGGAGCACATCAGCCAGAGCAAACACTACCGAAAAGTAGCAGAGCAATATAAAGAGATGTGGGGCGTGGGCATGAATGACGAAGATGTAACCAAAGAACAAATAGCTCTACACCTACCTGCCGACGAACTGGAAAGATTGAAAAGTTATAAAAACACCGCTACACAGATCATCGACCAGCAGTCGCAAGACCTAAAAGAACTAAGAAGCCAAAACCTGATAGACGACTTCCGCCATATGGAGTTGCAAAAGATACTCAACGACTTTTACATTCATCAAGGCAAGGCAGAGCGCATTAAGAAGTTCCCATTGCCAAGACAGTATGGTAGTGCCAGTTTTATATTCGTGAGTCTGTTCATTTTCTTATTGCCCTTTGGCATCGTTTCCGAGTTTCATAAGCTGGGTGAGTTTGCCGTGTGGTTGTCTGTACCATTTATTGTAATAGTAGGCTGGGTATTTGTGATGATGGAGCTGATAGGCGACTATTCTGAAAACCCCTTTGAAGGGCTGGGCAATGATATACCCATGCTCTCCCTCTGCCGCACTATAGAGATAGACCTCAAAGAAATGCTGGGCGAAGACAATATTCCTCCAGCTATAGAATCGAGAGGGTCGGTGTTGATATAGTATAGATATTAGAATTATATAGTATTTTGTTGGGAATGGAAGAGCGTTTAGTACTCACTAATGGTTACCGATGGATACGATGGCTGTTTGTACCCATAGGGTTTGGTGTGCTCTTGGAGCTGGTCAATACCGATGGGTATACCCTACTCAAGTCTGGCATACTACTCGGATGCATTCTGTTTTACTTTATTTTTTGGAGTGTCCGCAAAATACGTTTCGACAATACTAACCTATACGTGATAAAAGGTAATAGAGAAAAACTAGTGCCCTTGAAAAACATCAAAAAACTGGCCAAAAGCAGAGCCAAAGTAAATGGGGAACGTTTTTGGATCATCACCTTCGAAGAGGATCATCAAGAAAAAAAGCTACGTTACTTTTCTTCGTTCATCAACGGCAATAACAAAACCTTTAAAGCTGCTATACAAAAAGCCAATCCGGATGTAGTAATATGGGAGCATCCGTTTTTTAATCATTAGCATTGTTTTACTATTTTTATAGGAAACACCCAACCATGGCAGATAATTGTACTATTAACGTAAGTAATTATAGTATTGCAAATGTTAACAATGGCACATATCGACTTAATATCTCCAAATTAGACATCGCAAGAGGTATTCTTTTAAACGGCAAGACACATTGGTCACAATTAATAAAAACTCCTCGCGTTACCTTTTGGGGCTTTTTAGCTAACTGGAGTAACTTAATAATATATATTAACGACTATCCAGAGCTTTCACTTTCAAATAATTTCACCTTATTAGACCCACAGAATAAAACACCATTATCATACAATATAGGGATGGGGATAGCTAAAATTGTTTCAGAAAGAATATTGAAAGTCGCATACTTACAACATGTTGGAGATTTAGTAAAGAAAGGTATAATACAAATAACATCAGGGTCAAATGAACAAGGAGATTTAGTAGGGTTAGATAAGAATTATGAGTGGCATGTTGTTGAAGCAAAAGGAAGAAGTAACCCAATTACAAACAAAGACAGAACACAGGCAAAAAGACAAGCACAAAAAATATCATCTATAAACGGCGCTACTCCTAAATCAAACGGTTATTGCATTACATATTTAGACATTCAACGTAATCGTATTGAATTATGCGACCCTCCTCCTCCGGAAGTTTCTACAGCCATAACTATACAAGAAAAAGCTTACATAAAAGAATATTATGACAAGTTATTCAAACCCACATATAATCAAGATTCTTACGAAAGATTAATTATAATAAGCTTGCAGTTAGAGTTTGTTTTATTTAGAATAAGTTTTGATAAAAAAAACCTATTCTTCGGTGTAGAAAAACATATCTACAATGATTTGAGGAATGGAGGGAATAACATTCAAGAAATATATAATAGTAGACAAGAGTTTTTTGAAAGATTAAACTTAACATCTTTAAATGATATAAGTATTGGATTAGACGGTACTATTCTATTAAGAAACGAACAAAACAAATTTCTAAGGGACAATAAAAACATACGATTTATACAACCTTAAAATCACTCACACTATATTTTAAACATAGTCCCCTCCTAGCTATCATACCCTATTCTTACTAAAGCCTCCTATCCGTATGCTAAATATTTATCATAAAAATTGGGTAATGATAGGCATGTTACTACACAAAGTAGCTTCTCATCATTACCCAATTTCTACTTACTATACTCCTACCTATCACTAGGCTTTACTTCTTCCCCTCTGCCATAGCCATTTCTTGGGCCAAAGCCTGTATTGTTGGCTGCTTTATCTACCTCCTCATCTACTTTTTGCCAAAAGTCTTTGCCATATTTTCTGAAGAGTATTTTTTCCGCTTCTCGGTTGTAGCATAGTAGTGTGTCGTCAACTACGCAGCCCATCATGACATAGTTCAGGTTGTACTTTTCTTTTAGCAGCTCCCTTTTTATATCGTGAGGAAAATCACCTGCTGGCAAGCCAAACATGTAATACTTCAATTCTTTATTATAGTTGTCCTTCCTCGCCATATTCAGCGCACGCACACATGCTCTGTCTTTTTCATCCACAGCAGCTATCTCTGCAGTCTGGGGTTCTCTAGCAGCTGTTGCTATAGGGTTGGCTGCCGCTACTGGTACATCGTGCATGTCCACTGCATAAGAAACCGGCTTTTGTCCTAAGCCCAGTTTTGCTGCATCTAGGTCTTCAGCTTGTCGCTGTGTTTTATCTTTGATATAGATGCTGGACACTACAATTGTAGCACTCGTGCTATTGGCAGGAGGTGCTTTGTGAGCTTCAGTAATAGTAGTTGCATTTATATCTTGTGGTGCTGCATGTTGCGCACCTACGGTAAAACTATTTAGTACTATCGCTATTGTAAGAATTGTTATATATCTCATAGTAGTTCGTTTACTATGAGGATGCAGGCATGGCTATTATTCCATAAATATTTATTGAGCGATGGTCTCTCCCATCTTTATTGTGGTCTCCAAACCTGCTTGGGTATTGGTTATCAGGTCTTTGGAGAATTTTATTTTTCCCTGTTCAAACAACAATACCGTAGTAGAACCCCCAAAAGCAAAAAAGCCTCTATCGCCACCTTTGGGCTGGTGTGCCTCCTCCGTATAGGTTTGTATGATACTACCCGTAAGCGTTGCCCCTACATCACAAATAAGGATATCACCATAGTCCTTCGTTTCTTGTATGCAGTACTCTCTCTTGTTTTGACAGAAGATCTCTAAGCTCTTTCTTAATGCCAGTGGAGACACCGAATAGTAATCTCCTTTTATACGCACCATCTTCCCTGCTTTCCCTTCGGCAGGAAAATGAAATCGGTGATAGTCAACAGGTGCTAAACGTACAATACACATCGCACCTCCTTCATATTTTTTAGCCAGTTTCTCGTCTGCCAAAAAAGAAGTAAGGTTGAACAGACTACCTTTTATAAAAAACTCTTTCGATGCCGCTATGGTATCAAAGACCAATATCTTACCATCAGCAGGAGATACTACCCCTTCTCCTATTGGCCGTTTACTAGCATCAATTTTACGATAGAAAAAATCGTTGAAACAACTAAAGCCTTCTTCGGGCACTATATAGTCGCTCATATCCATACTATGCTTAGCTATGAACGGGGCTATCTTTTTGGCTGATGCCTTGCTGTTCATATAAGCGCCGCCCATTATAGAGAACAACTTACGCTTCACCAATGTGTTTAAAGAAAGCTTACCAACTGTAGAGCCATAAAGGAATTTCAAAAAGCCGCCACCCGGCACTAGCTCTTCTTTATGTTCGCCTGTAGCTCTGTCTATGTATACTATCTTATCCATTGGTTGCTATTGTGCTGCAAAACTAATCAGTTCTCTTCAATATTTCTTTTAGCTATTCCAAGATTTGGCGGCATGCAGGTAAGCACTCGATTCAGAATAGCCCAATATATGTGCTATGTCTTGTGTTTTCATTTTATCACCCGCATGCAAGTAGGCAGCCAGTTGCATCTTTATCTTGTTGGTAATGTCTCTGTATGATGCACCTTCATTGTTCAACTTGCGTTGGAAAGTTCTATCACTCATTGCAAATTGCCTACAGACCTCCTGTAGTGTTGGTAGCTCAGGTGTGCACATATGCAATATCATATCTCTGGTAGCAGCAGCAAAACTCTTATCATTCTTAGCACCCAACATCAACAAAAACTGAGGGAGTAATATCTCTATCTTCCGTATATTTCTTTTGTTGATACCATCAGCTATGGCTGCAGCATTTATCTCAAATCCATATCCTGCACCGTTGATCACATTAGCACCTATTTGCTCTTCATACTCGGCCTTGTTGCCTTGAGGTATTACAGGGCGTACTACTTCTTTGTCCATCATTGAGCATAGT
Protein-coding sequences here:
- a CDS encoding SDR family oxidoreductase — protein: MQKTILITGASSGIGKATAQLFQEKGWNVIATMRTPEKEEDLTKLDNVLVTKLDVQDNASINNAIQAGIEKFGKIDVLLNNAGYGLAGTFESMSKEVITRQFEVNVFGLFDVTKAILPHFRANKAGTIINISSVGGRMTFPLFSLYHGTKFAVEGFSESLHYELKPLGIKVKIVEPGFVKTEFAGRSLDFQHDQNLEEYNAFVGHVMNVFGERSATDAGSTPDMTAGNIYHAATDGTDTLRYRAGADAEQLLEARSTMTDEAFIGMMNERFSL
- a CDS encoding MBL fold metallo-hydrolase; the protein is MIKKLIKMIVITILSIVGSLGLITIVFVNTSPQFGGKPTKAQQELYAQTGHYEEGKFVNQIPSEMEVGLKDMPSLIYKQFKSDPDRQPRIKFPVQHIDSMEIEQKPDSITRLTWFGHSAFLLEIAGKKILLDPMFGDVPAPHPWLGKSRYSNGLPIEIEKLPKIDAIIMSHDHYDHLDYGSIMKLKEKTEQFYMPLGVGAHFRKWGVDDSRIHELDWWEDITLDSLTFTCTPARHFSGRGFTRANTLWSSWVIQSPEKNIYFSGDSGYGPHFKKIGEKFGSFDYAMMECGQYNEKWQAIHMMPEETIQAAIDINAQITQPIHWGAFTLSLHSWTDPIERATKEANRLDVKLCTPAIGEPVLIGQSYPAEQWWTNFK
- a CDS encoding bestrophin family ion channel, which translates into the protein MFINKHFTVKEVMQFSGRHLIWLTTWAVFITALFEFTHWEWMSIPWLPLAAIGTAVAFYLGFKNNSAYDRLWEARKIWGAIVNSSRMWGATTRSFVSNQFTDKTHSEAELQEIHRKLLYRHIGWLYALRGQLLVPTPWEHISQSKHYRKVAEQYKEMWGVGMNDEDVTKEQIALHLPADELERLKSYKNTATQIIDQQSQDLKELRSQNLIDDFRHMELQKILNDFYIHQGKAERIKKFPLPRQYGSASFIFVSLFIFLLPFGIVSEFHKLGEFAVWLSVPFIVIVGWVFVMMELIGDYSENPFEGLGNDIPMLSLCRTIEIDLKEMLGEDNIPPAIESRGSVLI
- a CDS encoding phosphatidylserine decarboxylase; the protein is MDKIVYIDRATGEHKEELVPGGGFLKFLYGSTVGKLSLNTLVKRKLFSIMGGAYMNSKASAKKIAPFIAKHSMDMSDYIVPEEGFSCFNDFFYRKIDASKRPIGEGVVSPADGKILVFDTIAASKEFFIKGSLFNLTSFLADEKLAKKYEGGAMCIVRLAPVDYHRFHFPAEGKAGKMVRIKGDYYSVSPLALRKSLEIFCQNKREYCIQETKDYGDILICDVGATLTGSIIQTYTEEAHQPKGGDRGFFAFGGSTTVLLFEQGKIKFSKDLITNTQAGLETTIKMGETIAQ
- a CDS encoding AraC family transcriptional regulator ligand-binding domain-containing protein, coding for MRIAAPLVNLLMNYAECRAVDRTALEALLDKPIDLCDDKESISVEEYERILNALNDKLNDDKLGLSYGRYLNLSALGIAYKVSLAATSLTQAFQLLEGYLKNNFPLVTIKHQEAEGKVKMWLLCSIKDKVLNTHVLESTFMFMYRELCSMMDKEVVRPVIPQGNKAEYEEQIGANVINGAGYGFEINAAAIADGINKRNIRKIEILLPQFLLMLGAKNDKSFAAATRDMILHMCTPELPTLQEVCRQFAMSDRTFQRKLNNEGASYRDITNKIKMQLAAYLHAGDKMKTQDIAHILGYSESSAYLHAAKSWNS